In one window of Paenarthrobacter nicotinovorans DNA:
- a CDS encoding ABC transporter ATP-binding protein/permease: protein MPEPAKCDPNGRPALLSLRGVTRSFSGTEALRSIDLDIHAGEFVAIVGLSGSGKSTLLNILGLLDTATSGTYLLSCANTAGFNEGQRAESRARTFGFVFQDSHVVGRDSTARNATLGLRARGIKAALQKSLVWPQLHRFGLDHRVGTPAAMLSGGERQRLAIARAVVGDPDVILADEPTGSLDTANGAIVLQHLRELHEGGTTVIMVTHDPGIAASADRVITMRDGQVISDTGAAIRQATATDAQVSPSASALKRQRISEFTDLVAEALSALTGRPGKALLLILAFLIGSGGLVAAIGLSESAAVKVADRIDDAASDEVRVNRDGGYPSWDAVRSDLGRAKQLKGVRGGGIVAELSASVVLPSTFRPGTFPDQPVFGGAVRVADSGYLAIQGATVSFGDPALLDQSFGGPVAFIGRGAAQDLGIGTPGPGAVVWLFGQPVPVVGLITDPGRDPILTEAVVVGLGSYSVTDRMAASLVLRTDPGMPAAIAEAIPKALNPTETGAVKIETVADLRELKQGINSDLGRLVAIVSVVLLAIACLSAGTTMYLGVTARFNEIALRRALGMRRWPLGCMFLLEGAIVGAIGGAAGAAIGMAAVLSYAASEGWVPAIPGFAALWGIGAGTLSGTIAAAYPALVASRADPAQLIRL, encoded by the coding sequence GTGCCTGAACCAGCAAAGTGCGACCCGAACGGTCGGCCGGCGCTCCTAAGCCTGCGTGGGGTCACCCGCTCCTTTTCGGGAACGGAAGCGCTCAGAAGCATCGACCTGGATATCCATGCGGGGGAATTTGTAGCGATCGTGGGACTTTCAGGTTCCGGCAAGTCGACGCTCCTCAACATCCTGGGCCTTTTGGATACGGCGACCAGCGGCACCTACCTCCTTAGCTGCGCGAACACGGCAGGATTCAACGAGGGCCAACGCGCTGAAAGCAGGGCCCGTACATTTGGATTTGTCTTTCAGGACTCCCATGTGGTGGGACGCGACTCAACAGCACGCAACGCCACGCTGGGTCTTCGCGCCCGGGGGATAAAGGCGGCGCTTCAGAAATCGCTGGTCTGGCCGCAATTACATCGTTTTGGCCTCGACCATCGCGTGGGAACACCGGCGGCGATGCTCTCTGGCGGTGAACGGCAACGGCTCGCAATCGCCCGCGCTGTCGTCGGTGATCCAGACGTTATCCTCGCTGACGAGCCCACTGGAAGCCTCGACACAGCCAACGGCGCGATTGTGCTGCAGCACTTACGCGAGCTTCACGAGGGCGGGACCACCGTCATCATGGTCACTCATGATCCGGGCATTGCCGCCTCCGCAGACAGAGTCATCACGATGCGGGACGGCCAGGTGATCAGTGATACAGGAGCGGCGATCCGTCAAGCGACGGCGACGGACGCACAGGTTTCCCCATCCGCGTCCGCCCTCAAGCGTCAGCGCATAAGTGAGTTCACCGACCTCGTTGCCGAGGCACTCTCCGCCCTTACCGGACGACCCGGGAAGGCACTGCTCTTGATTCTGGCTTTTCTCATCGGCAGCGGTGGCTTGGTCGCAGCCATCGGTCTTAGCGAAAGCGCCGCCGTTAAGGTCGCGGACCGCATTGACGACGCCGCCAGCGATGAAGTCCGAGTAAACCGCGACGGCGGATACCCATCCTGGGATGCGGTCCGATCCGACCTCGGACGAGCAAAGCAGCTTAAGGGAGTCCGGGGAGGCGGAATTGTCGCCGAGCTATCGGCTTCGGTTGTCCTCCCGTCAACCTTCCGCCCAGGCACTTTTCCTGATCAACCCGTATTTGGTGGGGCAGTCAGAGTGGCGGACTCCGGCTATCTGGCGATACAAGGCGCAACGGTTTCGTTCGGTGACCCGGCCCTGCTCGATCAATCATTTGGTGGTCCAGTGGCATTTATCGGTCGAGGAGCAGCGCAGGATCTGGGCATCGGCACCCCGGGGCCCGGCGCCGTCGTCTGGCTCTTTGGGCAACCTGTTCCGGTGGTCGGCCTCATTACGGACCCGGGACGGGACCCCATTCTGACCGAAGCTGTGGTGGTGGGACTCGGATCCTATTCCGTCACAGACAGAATGGCGGCCAGCCTGGTTTTGCGCACGGACCCCGGAATGCCTGCCGCAATTGCGGAGGCAATTCCCAAGGCGCTAAATCCCACCGAAACGGGCGCCGTCAAGATTGAGACGGTAGCTGACCTACGCGAACTCAAGCAAGGAATCAATTCGGATCTCGGCCGACTGGTAGCGATAGTCTCTGTCGTCCTGTTGGCCATCGCGTGCCTCAGCGCAGGCACGACGATGTATCTCGGAGTGACAGCGAGGTTCAATGAGATCGCCTTGAGGCGGGCCCTCGGTATGCGGCGCTGGCCGCTGGGCTGCATGTTTCTCCTGGAAGGGGCCATCGTCGGGGCGATCGGCGGCGCAGCAGGGGCCGCCATTGGAATGGCCGCTGTCCTTAGCTATGCGGCGAGTGAGGGCTGGGTGCCGGCCATTCCAGGG